The proteins below come from a single Myxococcales bacterium genomic window:
- a CDS encoding PilZ domain-containing protein: MSLNQPRVRSMVPSLVSTEPITRHVLVLMSPEEMATADLARRLREIGAPTTIVESFEEVEQLLSKGGLDVGALLIPTHFSPGTLTEPLETLRAVAPPAGINFISVGKAATKSDCKKLRNAGVELALWSPICEADLRFQINRALFANHSGFGNRGNPRIPTELGCTVTIVDRTKEALIYSLAANGAFLATRRASMTGAQLGLELRLPGGPILTAAKVVYANVPGNLQRPGLPLGMGVHFEPLDRSDEKRMKKYISECIDRLQV, from the coding sequence ATGTCTCTCAATCAGCCCAGGGTACGATCCATGGTCCCATCGTTGGTCTCGACGGAGCCCATCACACGGCATGTTCTCGTCCTGATGAGCCCCGAGGAGATGGCGACGGCAGACCTCGCTCGCCGTCTACGCGAGATCGGTGCCCCGACCACGATTGTCGAATCTTTTGAAGAAGTCGAGCAATTGCTCAGCAAGGGAGGCCTGGACGTCGGCGCCTTGTTGATTCCGACTCACTTCTCACCCGGTACATTGACCGAACCACTCGAGACCCTGCGCGCCGTCGCCCCACCAGCGGGAATCAACTTCATCTCCGTAGGCAAGGCCGCTACAAAATCGGACTGCAAGAAACTCCGCAACGCCGGCGTAGAACTCGCCCTGTGGAGCCCCATCTGCGAGGCAGACCTGCGCTTCCAGATCAATCGCGCCCTCTTCGCCAACCACAGCGGATTTGGCAATCGCGGCAATCCGCGGATACCCACGGAGCTTGGTTGCACGGTAACGATTGTGGACCGCACAAAGGAAGCGTTGATTTACAGCTTGGCTGCGAATGGTGCCTTTCTCGCGACTCGCAGAGCGAGCATGACTGGAGCGCAGCTTGGTCTCGAGCTTCGCCTTCCGGGTGGCCCAATTCTGACTGCCGCGAAGGTCGTGTACGCGAACGTTCCCGGGAATTTGCAGCGACCGGGTCTGCCTTTGGGGATGGGGGTGCACTTCGAGCCGCTCGATCGCAGCGACGAGAAGCGGATGAAGAAATACATTTCGGAATGTATTGATCGCCTACAGGTTTAG
- a CDS encoding flagellar FliJ family protein: MKRFAFRLESVLKLRRHELETRQRTLALALSGLVDVERTTESASIAASERAAEFSASAKGGVSSQRLGFFQLAVENAFRSWRNSQVSVLAEQMVVTQAREEVVRSHTDVRAIEKLRERAVERYDADCAREEMGLLDEVAGRTRSLAERLSKLPGEREGSRP; this comes from the coding sequence GTGAAGCGATTTGCATTTCGCCTGGAGTCGGTGCTGAAACTTCGCCGTCACGAACTCGAAACTCGCCAGCGCACCCTCGCGCTTGCGCTATCGGGGCTGGTTGACGTCGAACGCACGACCGAGAGTGCGAGCATTGCCGCATCAGAACGGGCAGCGGAGTTCAGCGCGAGCGCCAAGGGCGGGGTTTCGTCCCAGCGGCTGGGGTTCTTCCAACTCGCGGTCGAGAATGCGTTTCGTTCGTGGCGCAACAGCCAGGTGAGTGTTTTGGCAGAGCAGATGGTGGTTACGCAGGCGCGCGAAGAAGTCGTCCGCTCTCACACCGATGTACGCGCGATCGAAAAGCTTCGGGAACGCGCGGTCGAGCGCTACGACGCGGATTGTGCGCGCGAAGAGATGGGTCTGTTGGATGAAGTTGCGGGGCGCACCCGGTCGCTGGCCGAGCGGCTCTCGAAGTTGCCCGGCGAACGCGAAGGGAGTCGCCCGTGA
- the rph gene encoding ribonuclease PH, producing the protein MRKDGRALDELRRFELIPDFTENPLGSVLCSMGNTKVLCTVCVETGVPRWLKGSGEGWITAEYSMLPGSTDRRSERESSRGKLGGRTMEIQRLIGRSLRAVADLRALGERTLWIDCDVLQADGGTRTASITGAYVSLAIACGRLIADGSIKRNPLRDSVGAISVGVVGGEMMLDLPYEEDVRADVDMNVVGTGSGALIEVQGTGEGTTFSEKQLHELTSMALKGIAELSILQTEAISAALEKNKRG; encoded by the coding sequence ATGAGAAAAGACGGACGCGCACTCGATGAGTTGCGACGGTTTGAACTGATACCCGATTTTACCGAGAACCCGCTGGGCTCGGTGCTTTGCAGCATGGGCAACACCAAGGTGCTGTGTACGGTTTGCGTAGAGACCGGCGTACCGCGCTGGCTGAAAGGCAGCGGTGAAGGCTGGATCACGGCCGAATACTCGATGCTGCCGGGTTCGACCGATCGCCGCAGTGAGCGCGAGAGCAGCCGCGGCAAGCTGGGCGGCCGCACCATGGAAATCCAACGTCTGATCGGCCGAAGCCTGCGCGCCGTCGCCGATCTTCGGGCCCTGGGTGAACGCACCCTATGGATCGACTGCGACGTACTGCAAGCTGACGGCGGCACGCGCACGGCATCGATCACTGGAGCCTACGTTTCCCTCGCGATCGCTTGCGGCCGGCTGATCGCCGACGGAAGCATCAAGAGAAATCCACTGCGCGATTCCGTGGGTGCCATTTCCGTCGGCGTCGTCGGCGGCGAGATGATGCTCGATCTTCCCTATGAAGAGGACGTGCGGGCCGACGTAGACATGAACGTCGTGGGGACTGGAAGCGGTGCGTTGATCGAAGTGCAGGGAACAGGAGAAGGCACAACATTCAGCGAAAAGCAACTCCACGAGTTGACGTCGATGGCACTCAAGGGTATCGCCGAGCTGAGCATCCTACAGACCGAGGCGATCAGCGCAGCCCTCGAGAAAAACAAGCGTGGCTGA
- the fliG gene encoding flagellar motor switch protein FliG, translating to MSAIQFEMLTGAEKAAILMLAMGPDRVAELLAKMEDHEVERILASVSRFDEIAATILDRVLQEFIDAIGHHELNIHGGRERALNLISETLEGERAKRLKEKLGRDEKRIDWTLRGYSSDFIANELKDEHPQTIAVILAQLSSERGAQIIKELPDGVQSDVLLRIAGLEVVDSGVVFKLEEEIAIMFHRELGAPTPLGGTDAAAKILNGVPKSDGQTILEGVDTRDPDIAGEIRKRMLTFNDLSSIDKRGFQSLLREVPTEDLVIALKTASDEMKEQVFSNVSSRAADQIREESELLPPMKLSEIEAIQLGIVDIARRLEEEGTLTIDAGGGGDDVLV from the coding sequence ATGTCTGCCATTCAATTCGAAATGCTGACCGGTGCGGAGAAGGCCGCGATCTTGATGCTGGCCATGGGTCCGGATCGGGTGGCCGAATTGTTGGCGAAGATGGAGGACCACGAAGTCGAGCGAATTCTCGCCTCGGTTTCTCGCTTTGACGAGATTGCCGCCACCATTCTCGATCGGGTGTTGCAAGAATTTATCGATGCGATCGGCCATCACGAACTCAATATTCACGGGGGTCGCGAACGGGCGCTCAACTTGATCTCTGAGACCCTCGAGGGCGAGCGGGCCAAGCGCTTGAAAGAGAAGCTTGGACGTGATGAAAAGAGGATCGACTGGACGTTACGAGGCTATTCTTCCGACTTCATCGCCAACGAGTTGAAGGATGAACACCCACAGACCATCGCGGTGATTCTTGCCCAACTTTCTTCGGAGCGCGGTGCGCAGATCATCAAGGAGTTGCCGGACGGAGTTCAGTCCGATGTCCTCTTGCGGATCGCCGGGCTTGAAGTCGTGGACAGTGGTGTCGTGTTCAAGCTCGAAGAAGAAATCGCGATCATGTTTCATCGCGAACTCGGCGCACCGACTCCGCTCGGGGGTACCGATGCCGCTGCGAAGATTCTCAACGGCGTCCCCAAGAGCGACGGTCAAACGATTCTCGAAGGTGTGGACACCCGAGATCCCGATATCGCCGGCGAGATCCGCAAGCGTATGCTCACCTTCAACGATCTTTCCTCGATCGACAAGCGCGGCTTCCAATCGCTGCTGCGCGAAGTGCCGACCGAGGATCTGGTGATTGCGCTCAAGACCGCTTCGGACGAGATGAAAGAGCAGGTGTTCAGCAATGTTTCGTCCCGCGCCGCAGATCAGATCCGCGAAGAATCGGAACTGCTGCCGCCGATGAAGCTCTCGGAGATCGAGGCGATTCAGCTCGGGATTGTCGATATTGCCCGCCGGCTCGAAGAAGAAGGCACCCTCACGATCGATGCGGGAGGCGGAGGAGACGATGTCCTCGTTTAA
- a CDS encoding flagellar hook protein FlgE: MGLSNALFSSVTGLDATSTAISVVGDNIANVNTPGFKERRAEFSDVLGQTISSVGGFSQVGAGVKTARISTIFSQGTFENTGRPTDLAIEGRGFFVVDTPAGSRSFTRAGIFGFDKNGFLSTPDGLRLQGYSIDQATGSVSGTLSAIQLNSAVSPPSQTANYQLSVNLDAQDTDLGGFSLSTPDTTSNFRTVATVYDSLGNPHAATTFFEKTATDNVWNYYVGIDPAETDTAVATAGDLFVQVDSGVLTFDTNGILIGVNPASAAALIDGSESHSITFPFNGGADPTQVIGLNFGPFASGGSGDATTQFGGAGSTVNTFSQDGFGPGTLQSVSIRLDGVLSGQFSNGANINVAQLGLAVFPNLEGLVSIGSNRSIESDVSGQPLYGGPTTGNFGSVRSSTLEQSNVDLASQFVRMIINQRAFQANTRVVSVTNELMGNLVGLGG; this comes from the coding sequence ATGGGACTTTCAAATGCGTTGTTCAGCAGTGTTACGGGATTGGATGCGACATCTACCGCCATTTCGGTGGTCGGCGACAACATCGCCAATGTAAATACCCCCGGCTTCAAGGAGCGCAGAGCCGAGTTTTCGGACGTGCTGGGGCAAACGATTTCCAGCGTGGGTGGCTTCTCTCAGGTCGGCGCGGGTGTGAAGACCGCGAGAATCTCCACCATCTTCTCCCAGGGAACATTCGAAAATACCGGGCGACCGACCGATCTCGCGATCGAAGGTCGCGGGTTCTTCGTGGTCGATACTCCGGCCGGATCGCGATCGTTTACCCGCGCCGGAATCTTCGGTTTCGACAAGAATGGATTCCTGTCCACTCCGGACGGATTGCGTTTGCAGGGGTATTCGATCGACCAGGCGACTGGCTCAGTGTCCGGGACATTGAGTGCGATCCAACTCAACTCCGCAGTTTCGCCGCCCAGTCAGACCGCCAACTACCAGTTGTCGGTGAACCTTGATGCCCAAGACACCGACCTTGGTGGGTTCAGTCTGTCGACTCCCGACACGACATCAAATTTCCGGACCGTGGCGACCGTTTACGACTCCCTCGGCAATCCCCACGCCGCGACCACCTTCTTCGAGAAGACGGCGACCGACAATGTGTGGAACTACTACGTGGGAATTGATCCGGCGGAAACCGACACCGCAGTTGCGACAGCAGGTGATCTGTTCGTTCAGGTCGACTCGGGTGTTCTCACGTTCGATACTAATGGCATCTTGATCGGCGTCAATCCGGCCTCGGCTGCAGCGCTGATCGATGGGTCCGAGTCGCACTCGATCACCTTCCCCTTCAACGGGGGCGCGGATCCCACTCAGGTCATCGGCTTGAACTTCGGGCCCTTCGCTAGTGGAGGATCCGGCGACGCGACCACCCAGTTCGGTGGCGCGGGCAGCACCGTCAATACATTCTCCCAGGATGGATTCGGTCCGGGAACCCTGCAGTCGGTATCCATCCGACTGGATGGTGTGTTGAGCGGCCAGTTTTCCAATGGCGCCAACATCAATGTCGCCCAGCTCGGTTTGGCGGTATTTCCGAACCTCGAGGGCCTGGTCAGCATTGGCAGCAATCGCAGCATTGAGTCGGATGTCTCCGGACAGCCGCTCTACGGCGGGCCGACCACGGGTAACTTCGGTTCGGTGCGGTCGAGTACGCTCGAGCAGTCCAATGTCGATCTCGCGAGCCAGTTTGTGCGAATGATCATCAATCAGCGTGCCTTCCAGGCCAACACGCGAGTCGTATCGGTGACCAACGAGTTGATGGGGAACCTGGTCGGTCTCGGCGGGTAG
- a CDS encoding FliI/YscN family ATPase, whose product MARVAAFEPIQADGRVCSLVGLLIEGEGIPARLGSVCIVEPLDGARPFEAEVVGFREGRFLLMPLAEHEGVAPGSRLRICETRAVVPEGSACLGRVLDGLGRPIDGGGPLDSAATVPLYRVPESAVARERVSKPMDLGVRAINAFCTVGRGMRLGIFAGSGVGKSTLLGQIARHTDADVAVIALIGERRREVRDFIERDLGDSLARSVLVVSTSDEAPLLRVRAAHAATAIAESFRDQGKHVFLMMDSVTRFCTALREIGLATGEPPTTRGYTPSVFSQLPKLFERAGIAASGGSITGIYTVLVEGDDLNEPIADATRSLLDGHVSLSRRLAERGHFPSIDVLASVSRVMTDVVSKEHMELMRAARLALATYADAEDLISIGAYQAGSDMGIDNARSLHEPLKQFLQQSLEDRSTIEESVEALREILNLTSGGAVQ is encoded by the coding sequence ATCGCCCGAGTCGCAGCCTTCGAACCGATTCAGGCCGATGGACGGGTGTGTTCCCTGGTCGGCCTCCTCATCGAGGGAGAGGGAATTCCTGCCCGCCTGGGTTCAGTGTGCATCGTCGAACCGCTAGATGGAGCACGACCCTTTGAAGCCGAAGTCGTCGGTTTTCGCGAAGGCCGCTTCTTGCTCATGCCGCTGGCGGAACACGAAGGGGTAGCTCCGGGATCGCGGCTTCGCATCTGTGAAACCCGCGCCGTCGTTCCCGAAGGATCGGCTTGTCTGGGGCGCGTACTCGACGGACTGGGGCGCCCGATCGACGGCGGGGGTCCGTTGGACAGTGCGGCCACGGTTCCCCTCTACCGCGTTCCCGAATCGGCGGTGGCCCGAGAACGCGTGAGCAAACCCATGGATTTGGGAGTGCGGGCCATCAACGCGTTTTGCACCGTGGGTCGTGGCATGCGCTTGGGAATCTTTGCGGGCTCCGGGGTTGGAAAGTCGACTCTGCTCGGACAAATCGCCCGGCACACCGACGCGGACGTAGCCGTGATCGCCCTGATCGGCGAGCGTCGGCGCGAGGTGCGCGACTTCATCGAACGCGATCTGGGTGATTCGCTCGCCCGCTCGGTTCTGGTGGTTTCCACGAGCGACGAGGCTCCGCTGTTGCGCGTGCGCGCGGCCCACGCGGCGACGGCCATCGCGGAGTCTTTCCGTGACCAGGGCAAACATGTCTTCCTGATGATGGACTCGGTCACGCGTTTCTGTACGGCCCTGAGGGAGATCGGTCTTGCAACCGGAGAGCCGCCGACAACGCGTGGCTATACGCCTTCGGTCTTCAGTCAACTGCCCAAACTATTCGAACGAGCGGGGATTGCGGCTTCGGGAGGCAGTATCACCGGTATATACACCGTTTTGGTTGAAGGTGACGATCTCAACGAGCCCATTGCCGACGCAACTCGTTCGCTGCTCGACGGTCACGTGAGTCTTTCGAGAAGGCTCGCTGAGCGCGGCCACTTTCCATCGATCGACGTGCTCGCGAGTGTCTCGCGAGTAATGACGGACGTTGTATCGAAGGAACACATGGAACTCATGCGCGCTGCGCGGTTGGCCCTTGCGACCTACGCCGATGCCGAGGATTTGATTTCGATTGGGGCCTACCAGGCGGGTAGCGATATGGGAATTGATAACGCGCGAAGTCTGCATGAACCGCTGAAACAGTTTCTGCAGCAATCACTAGAAGACCGCTCAACGATCGAAGAAAGTGTCGAGGCCCTGCGCGAAATTCTCAATTTGACCAGCGGCGGAGCGGTGCAATGA
- a CDS encoding N-acetylmuramoyl-L-alanine amidase encodes MARIIPGARIFLALTAATLGVSAPAMSEVGDQAPFSRVIIDAGHGGKDEGATSTNGILEKELVLDVTSRLERLLKARDLKVILTRTTDRFVPLEVRTSRANDARGDLFISIHANAASSRRASGIETYFASLEASDSASRQVAERENKALGRGGAASAQFDPFLALLGDMISADHMADSSTFAKLAQAELSEVDSTSSRGVKQAPFVVLMGVQMPAALIEIGFLSNDRDAASLSKSGYRQRVAEALARAVIAFGKRYDARRGLASLAD; translated from the coding sequence ATGGCCAGGATTATCCCTGGTGCACGAATATTTCTGGCGCTGACAGCCGCCACATTGGGCGTTTCGGCTCCGGCGATGTCCGAGGTCGGCGATCAGGCGCCATTTAGCCGGGTCATCATCGACGCCGGCCACGGCGGCAAAGACGAAGGTGCCACCAGCACCAACGGGATCCTCGAAAAGGAACTCGTGCTCGACGTCACCTCGCGTCTAGAGCGCTTGCTCAAGGCTCGTGATTTGAAAGTCATCCTCACCCGCACCACCGATCGCTTCGTGCCCCTCGAAGTGCGCACTTCGAGGGCCAATGACGCTCGGGGCGACCTCTTCATTTCGATTCACGCCAACGCGGCGAGCAGTCGCCGCGCCAGCGGTATCGAGACCTACTTTGCTTCTCTAGAAGCCAGCGATTCGGCGTCTCGCCAGGTCGCCGAACGCGAAAACAAAGCCCTCGGCCGAGGTGGTGCGGCGTCCGCGCAATTCGATCCGTTCCTGGCGTTGTTGGGGGACATGATCAGCGCCGATCACATGGCGGATTCCAGCACCTTCGCGAAACTCGCGCAGGCCGAACTCTCCGAAGTCGACTCGACTTCGTCGCGCGGGGTGAAGCAGGCGCCGTTCGTCGTGTTGATGGGTGTCCAGATGCCGGCGGCCCTGATCGAGATCGGTTTTCTGAGCAATGATCGAGATGCTGCCTCGCTTTCAAAATCCGGATATCGCCAGCGGGTCGCCGAGGCCCTCGCCAGAGCGGTGATCGCCTTTGGAAAGCGGTACGATGCGCGTCGCGGCCTCGCCTCCCTGGCGGACTAG
- a CDS encoding flagellar hook-length control protein FliK yields MRVESVEPSRGASLTPLEPLRDDSKSGSFESSLMGVLDSAEKLEPERHSEQEHASGQERRADDEHRVKEAKRVDDDAVAADAPAERDFDAEDSTEASLAADTASSDVEKESSLTDEFQQQMSDRAREALSLPQSDAYAREGSGKSNASHAEGARSGAPVPPIPIESRNIESAPSELKPAATERAEAEGTEERRPNLGEARAEIAEDRNMQQRGLKQRNLEQRNLQARNAQEHASEHRMERPTVAESRPVPVQSDAPARQTGAEPIAVREAKVEPPVLSENGQQSDTGNEQRDASQREHASAHHGEPVPRSTAIAAATVAENLVESERVRNLAAATPSIESRMDPTIASGATNMVALPVEAPVETAEPSAPPSASRPMPPEAIPQHIEWLVARGGGRAEIHLHPPELGRLSIQVIVRGGDVQVVMNVQEGAAQTIVAEYRDSLESSLAAKDLKLDQFEVRNWSNRDGSASRDDRADRDQSESDGGGDSQDGEGQGAPRGVASALMHPSGGNDSRNGDDRINLRV; encoded by the coding sequence ATGAGAGTTGAAAGCGTAGAGCCGAGTCGCGGTGCGAGTCTTACGCCCCTGGAACCGCTGCGCGATGACTCGAAGAGTGGGAGTTTTGAATCTTCGCTGATGGGCGTACTCGATTCAGCCGAGAAACTAGAACCAGAACGTCATTCCGAGCAGGAGCATGCCTCTGGGCAAGAGAGGCGTGCTGATGATGAGCACCGGGTCAAGGAAGCAAAACGTGTCGATGACGACGCGGTTGCCGCTGACGCCCCCGCTGAACGGGACTTCGACGCAGAAGACTCGACCGAAGCCTCGCTCGCAGCAGACACAGCGTCGTCAGATGTTGAAAAAGAGTCCTCGCTAACCGACGAGTTCCAGCAGCAGATGTCGGATCGGGCTCGCGAAGCTCTCTCGTTGCCACAATCCGATGCCTATGCAAGAGAAGGGTCCGGCAAATCCAACGCCTCCCACGCGGAGGGTGCACGAAGCGGCGCGCCGGTTCCGCCAATTCCAATCGAGTCGAGAAACATCGAATCTGCACCCTCGGAGCTGAAGCCGGCTGCGACCGAGCGAGCCGAAGCCGAGGGCACAGAAGAACGACGCCCCAATCTAGGTGAAGCCCGAGCAGAGATTGCAGAGGACCGCAACATGCAACAGCGCGGCCTGAAACAACGCAATCTAGAACAACGCAACCTGCAAGCACGGAACGCTCAAGAGCACGCCAGCGAACATCGCATGGAGCGACCGACGGTCGCGGAGTCTCGTCCAGTCCCGGTCCAGTCCGATGCCCCGGCGCGACAGACGGGTGCAGAACCGATCGCGGTGCGGGAGGCCAAAGTAGAGCCACCGGTTCTCTCGGAGAACGGGCAACAATCCGACACTGGGAACGAGCAGCGGGATGCGTCCCAACGCGAGCATGCCTCGGCACACCATGGCGAACCCGTCCCCCGGTCGACCGCCATCGCTGCTGCCACGGTTGCCGAGAACCTGGTTGAATCCGAGCGCGTGAGAAACCTCGCGGCGGCGACCCCGTCCATCGAAAGTCGCATGGATCCGACGATCGCCTCGGGAGCGACAAACATGGTGGCGCTCCCGGTCGAGGCCCCGGTTGAAACGGCGGAGCCGAGCGCGCCGCCCAGCGCTTCTCGGCCCATGCCTCCCGAAGCGATCCCACAGCACATTGAATGGTTGGTGGCACGTGGAGGTGGCAGGGCAGAAATTCACCTTCATCCGCCAGAACTGGGAAGGCTATCGATTCAGGTAATCGTGCGGGGCGGGGACGTACAGGTCGTGATGAACGTGCAAGAGGGCGCGGCCCAGACCATCGTCGCCGAATACCGGGACTCTCTCGAAAGCAGCCTGGCGGCGAAGGATCTCAAGCTCGATCAATTCGAGGTTCGCAATTGGTCGAACCGCGATGGATCGGCATCTCGCGACGATCGGGCCGATCGAGATCAATCGGAGTCCGATGGGGGCGGCGACTCGCAAGACGGAGAGGGGCAAGGGGCTCCTCGAGGCGTAGCGAGTGCGTTGATGCATCCGAGCGGCGGCAACGACTCCAGGAATGGCGACGATCGAATCAATCTCAGGGTATAG
- a CDS encoding sodium:proton antiporter, whose amino-acid sequence MRFSNVRLELPALFSVTMTETIDVGWLSLLPALVTLGLAFATRQVLPALFAGIVTGSLVLFSVSSDPADLNFINRYFLPALGSKKYAQILLIYLWSLGGLIGIWEATGAARHFADTIGLRFSKTRESSLFFAWLLGCIFHQGGTVSTVLTGSTVKPVSDAHGVSHEELSYIVDSTASPIATILPFNAWPIFIAGLVAGSITLIPDEAAGYAFFIKSLPFNFYAILAVGSTLLFAYGKLPFVSGPMREARARAIRGEGLNAPDAKPMIVDEALASTAAPNEGAGYEPALIDFLLPLGILLGINIVPVMLGMGSYVNEAFMASVLCAMILARSRGMSLGRVLDGFITGCSKMTIGAIILGLAVTIAEVSKSLDTAAYLVSIGGDAIPAMALPALLTGLCMIIAFATGTSWGTYAVVFPIALPLAWSVLPDPLFIQICFGAVLGGAVFGDQCSPISDTTILSSMFTGCDLMDHVRTQLPLALTAAGLGVVLSTLSVAFV is encoded by the coding sequence TTGAGATTCTCGAACGTGCGCCTCGAGTTGCCGGCGTTATTCTCCGTCACCATGACTGAAACCATCGATGTCGGCTGGCTTTCACTCCTCCCTGCACTGGTGACCCTGGGTCTGGCCTTTGCGACTCGCCAGGTGCTACCCGCACTGTTCGCGGGAATCGTCACCGGTTCACTGGTGCTGTTTTCGGTTTCGAGCGACCCGGCCGACCTGAACTTCATCAATCGCTACTTCTTGCCCGCGCTCGGCTCCAAGAAGTACGCCCAGATTCTGCTGATCTATTTATGGTCCCTGGGTGGGTTGATCGGCATCTGGGAAGCCACCGGCGCGGCGCGTCACTTTGCCGACACAATCGGACTGCGTTTTTCAAAGACACGGGAGTCGTCGCTGTTCTTTGCCTGGCTGTTGGGCTGCATCTTTCACCAGGGCGGAACCGTGAGCACGGTGCTCACCGGATCGACGGTGAAGCCGGTCTCCGACGCCCACGGTGTAAGCCACGAAGAACTCTCCTACATCGTCGACTCGACGGCATCCCCAATCGCCACCATTTTGCCGTTCAACGCCTGGCCAATCTTCATCGCGGGCCTGGTTGCCGGAAGCATCACACTAATCCCCGACGAAGCTGCGGGGTACGCCTTTTTCATCAAGAGTCTGCCCTTCAACTTCTATGCGATCCTCGCCGTCGGCTCCACGCTGCTGTTTGCGTACGGCAAACTGCCTTTCGTGTCAGGACCCATGCGCGAGGCCCGTGCACGCGCAATTCGGGGCGAAGGCCTCAACGCACCCGATGCAAAGCCAATGATCGTCGACGAAGCACTCGCGAGTACGGCCGCGCCGAATGAAGGGGCGGGATACGAGCCCGCACTGATCGATTTTCTCTTGCCGCTCGGAATCTTGCTCGGCATCAACATCGTCCCGGTCATGCTCGGCATGGGGAGCTACGTCAATGAAGCCTTCATGGCGTCGGTGCTCTGCGCCATGATCCTGGCCCGGTCTCGGGGCATGTCGCTCGGCCGGGTGCTCGACGGGTTCATCACCGGATGCAGCAAGATGACGATCGGCGCCATCATCCTGGGTCTCGCGGTGACGATCGCCGAAGTTTCAAAGAGCCTCGACACCGCGGCCTACCTGGTCTCGATCGGTGGCGACGCAATTCCCGCAATGGCATTGCCGGCGCTGCTCACCGGGCTCTGCATGATTATCGCCTTTGCGACGGGCACCTCGTGGGGAACCTACGCGGTTGTCTTTCCAATCGCGCTTCCGCTGGCGTGGTCGGTGCTGCCCGATCCTTTGTTCATCCAAATTTGCTTTGGCGCCGTGCTCGGGGGCGCGGTCTTCGGCGATCAATGCTCACCAATCTCCGACACCACAATTCTGTCGAGCATGTTTACCGGTTGCGATCTGATGGATCACGTTCGCACCCAGCTTCCCCTCGCCCTGACGGCCGCGGGGCTCGGGGTCGTGCTCTCGACCCTGTCTGTTGCATTCGTCTGA
- a CDS encoding non-canonical purine NTP pyrophosphatase, whose translation MIASGNPGKQREISQILKAMNLEVEGLARFAPVSFPEEGLDYRENAIAKAMAVASQIGEIAVADDSGIEVDALAGAPGPISARYGGEGLNDRERSAMLLAAVNDVPGAKRTARFVCYAALATPDGDTVVAYGECSGLILDAPRGDGGFGYDPIFQPNGYVQSMAQIDPALKDRISHRALAIRDLYVRWAGSVDS comes from the coding sequence GTGATCGCAAGCGGCAACCCGGGCAAGCAACGCGAGATTTCCCAGATCCTGAAGGCGATGAACCTCGAAGTCGAAGGCCTCGCCCGCTTCGCCCCGGTCTCATTTCCCGAAGAAGGTCTCGACTACCGGGAAAACGCGATCGCCAAGGCGATGGCGGTGGCGAGCCAGATCGGGGAGATCGCGGTGGCCGACGATTCGGGGATCGAGGTCGATGCCCTCGCCGGGGCGCCGGGGCCAATCTCGGCTCGCTACGGGGGTGAAGGACTGAACGATCGAGAAAGAAGCGCAATGCTCCTGGCTGCTGTGAATGATGTGCCCGGGGCGAAGCGCACGGCGCGGTTTGTTTGTTACGCGGCTCTTGCTACGCCGGACGGCGACACGGTAGTGGCCTATGGCGAATGCAGTGGTTTGATACTCGATGCCCCGCGTGGCGATGGCGGGTTTGGATACGACCCGATCTTTCAACCGAACGGGTACGTACAATCAATGGCACAGATTGACCCTGCGCTAAAAGACCGGATTTCGCATCGGGCGCTGGCAATTCGGGATTTGTATGTGCGGTGGGCGGGGAGCGTGGATTCGTAG